One part of the Panulirus ornatus isolate Po-2019 chromosome 73, ASM3632096v1, whole genome shotgun sequence genome encodes these proteins:
- the LOC139748352 gene encoding uncharacterized protein, producing the protein MELSTSELILRTLPENMKENGSKLIKETRVSEEEQLNRQSCKYRRYRVESVQEALSEEQVKKNKIKTEKSASPISVAKLVMEVWSPQMRHHAEKIILKKAVEEKFLRDDDLKWVHVLKKPEEEVCDKGWFIDDVDDIIIELLWNRFNIKEHFQQTSCRRMWIQRSYDRLKEFMPNLPAEIIERHDLSKFAFSQAIGYTLKWVHSIHHEIWKAACDLHLHYEPHHTQMWSNLYTPEEKEKKLKCWVHDTCDFHKGFPYGLDIANFDFTSEDFPEPFLLESFLDMVAVEWERKKGKHMDISLRELVYMEDKFLSRYSKKQHQMISNLMVQIISSDDSLKYVSLTEREKMLMSTVPQCKHALFVCQAEIQKKYEENRLIKLPQKAKQENEEIPDCDGVLTEAAIKRAHNTAFLIMIARAIIEMWNDDLRKKAQLLILNKAIEEKFISDNHLKWVLVFDKSSKDGEMQPQCESTDMPLNDDALLSLLWVDFNIREHFSKVHTHRQWLKHSYSRLARFMPELPEEVIERHDLSKFALSQIIGYTLKWVHGINHSIWRKSCDLHLHNEPHHTQMWSNKHTPDVKQACLKSWLCMETDGSNYGVEMKALDLTSENMAKVFLLESLLDMVAVEWERKKDKKPDLTYTELIDMEDRYLARYTEVDKAILSDIMNVIRSADNENFKAEIATPCTSEHV; encoded by the coding sequence atggaGCTTAGTACTTCAGAATTGATACTAAGAACCTTACCAGAAAACATGAAGGAGAATGGATCCAAGCTGATAAAGGAAACGAGAGTATCTGAGGAAGAACAACTAAATCGTCAGAGTTGTAAATACAGAAGATATCGTGTTGAGTCTGTTCAGGAGGCTCTTAGTGAAGAACAAGTAAAGAAGAATAAAATTAAGACAGAAAAGTCAGCTTCTCCAATTTCTGTAGCAAAATTGGTAATggaagtttggtcaccacaaatGCGTCATCATGCTGAAAAAATAATCCTGaagaaagcagtagaagaaaagttCCTTAGAGATGATGATCTCAAATGGGTACATGTGCTAAAGAAACCCGAAGAAGAAGTTTGTGACAAAGGATGGTTTatagatgatgtagatgatatcaTAATTGAGTTATTGTGGAACAGGTTCAACATAAAAGAACATTTTCAGCAGACTAGTTGTCGTCGCATGTGGATCCAAAGGAGTTATGATCGACTGAAAGAGTTTATGCCAAATCTTCCAGCTGAAATTATTGAGCGCCATGATCTAAGCAAGTTTGCCTTTAGCCAAGCCATCGGGTACACACTGAAATGGGTACACAGTATACACCATGAGATATGGAAGGCTGCTTGTGATCTTCACCTACACTATGAACCTCATCATACTCAAATGTGGAGCAACTTGTATACACctgaggagaaggaaaagaaattaaaGTGCTGGGTGCATGATACTTGTGATTTCCATAAAGGGTTTCCATATGGGCTTGACATAGCAAACTTTGATTTCACTTCAGAGGATTTCCCTGAACCTTTCTTACTTGAGAGTTTCCTTGATATGGTGGCTGTTGAAtgggagaggaagaaaggaaaacacATGGACATTAGCTTAAGGGAACTTGTTTATATGGAGGACAAGTTTTTAAGTAGATATAGCAAAAAGCAGCATCAGATGATAAGCAACTTAATGGTACAGATTATTTCATCTGATGATTCTCTGAAGTATGTGTCCTtaacagaaagagaaaaaatgctTATGAGTACTGTACCTCAGTGTAAGCATGCACTTTTTGTGTGTCAGGCTGAAATTCagaaaaaatatgaagagaacAGATTAATTAAGTTGCCCCAAAAGGCAAAACAGGAGAATGAAGAGATTCCTGATTGTGATGGTGTGCTAACAGAAGCAGCTATCAAGAGAGCGCATAACACTGCATTCCTGATTATGATTGCTAGAGCTATTATAGAAATGTGGAATGATGACTTAAGAAAGAAAGCACAGCTCCTCATCCTTAACAAAGCCATTGAAGAGAAATTCATCAGTGACAACCATTTAAAGTGGGTTTTAGTTTTTGATAAGTCAAGTAAAGATGGGGAAATGCAACCTCAATGTGAATCAACAGACATGCCGTTAAATGATGATGCTTTACTTAGTCTACTGTGGGTGGACTTCAACATTCGTGAGCATTTTTCAAAAGTGCACACTCATCGCCAGTGGTTAAAGCATAGCTACTCACGCCTTGCCCGCTTCATGCCTGAATTACCAGAAGAAGTAATAGAACGCCATGACCTGTCTAAGTTTGCCTTATCACAAATCATTGGTTACACTCTAAAATGGGTTCATGGCATAAACCACTCGATTTGGCGTAAGTCTTGTGATCTTCATCTTCATAatgaaccacaccacacacaaatgtGGTCAAACAAGCACACACCTGATGTTAAACAGGCCTGCTTGAAATCTTGGCTATGTATGGAAACAGATGGATCAAATTATGGTGTGGAAATGAAAGCTCTTGACTTGACTTCAGAAAATATGGCTAAGGTATTCCTTTTGGAAAGTTTGCTTGACATGGTTGCTGTAGAATGGGAGAGGAAAAAGGATAAGAAACCTGACCTGACATATACAGAGTTAATAGATATGGAAGATAGATATCTTGCTCGATATACTGAAGTTGATAAAGCAATTCTTTCAGATATAATGAATGTCATCAGAAGTGCtgataatgaaaattttaaaGCTGAAATAGCAACTCCTTGTACCAGTGAGcatgtataa
- the LOC139748353 gene encoding beta-galactosidase-like: protein MRGITNTSILCIFYLLALLAFGRSNVQERSSNKSFVIDYNNNQFLKDGQPFRYISGSIHYFRVIPSDWRDRLKKMRMAGFNALQTYVEWSSHEPEPGMYDFNDILDLETFLKTAQEEDLVVILRLGPFIDAERDMGGLPYWLLHKNQDMRLRSSDPSYLTYVDEWFAVLLPKIKPLLYENGGPIIMVQVENEYGSYPACDFAYTSHMRNLVRKGLGDNVVLFTTDGGGVGYLKCGKIPGVYSTVDFGPGDITKPFEAMRLFEPQGPLVNSEYYPGWLDHWGAPHSTRDAKVVAKSFDDMLAMNASVNMYMFHGGTSFGLSSGSNLDGSFQACPTSYDYDAPLSEAGDPTEKYWIIRNITKKYLPLPSGDVPPASPKYSYGRAHLAPLGSVFQMSPLLQSVTQKWPITFEQLLMPNGLVLYETVLPFRIADPARMSISDVHDRGYVFVDSQFLGMVSREQKMYDLAVSALPNHTISIIVESQGRVCFGSEINDFKGLTTNVTINGYSLENWKMVPLPLTNMTRLSYALHYLQKKLKGNQVHPERLMGTPKGGMSFYKGSFIIPSNDSHPQDTFLYLDGWRKGLVWVNDFCLGRYWPEVGPQVALYVPRGILKKGSNTLLVLEFEASPCLIPSSCFVTFKDTPKIDGSTPK from the exons ATGAGAGGGATAACTAATACGAGTATACTTTGTATATTCTATCTGTTGGCTCTGTTGGCGTTTGGAAGATCAAATGTACAG GAAAGATCTTCAAACAAGAGCTTTGTGATTGACTACAACAATAACCAGTTCCTGAAAGATGGCCAACCCTTCCGTTACATATCAGGATCCATCCACTATTTTCGTGTTATACCATCAGATTGGAGAGACCGTCTCAAGAAGATGCGTATGGCTGGATTCAATGCTCTCCAAAC CTATGTGGAATGGTCAAGCCATGAGCCTGAGCCTGGGATGTATGATTTCAATGACATTCTTGACCTGGAGACCTTCTTGAAGACAGCTCAGGAGGAGGACCTAGTTGTCATTTTGCGACTTGGTCCTTTTATTGATGCTGAACGGGATATG GGAGGTTTGCCATACTGGTTGTTGCACAAAAACCAAGATATGCGACTCAGAAGTTCTGATCCTT CTTATCTTACATATGTGGATGAATGGTTTGCTGTTTTGCTACCAAAGATTAAGCCACTTCTTTATGAAAATGGTGGACCCATTATCATGGTACAG GTTGAGAATGAGTATGGCAGTTATCCAGCCTGTGATTTTGCGTATACATCACATATGCGAAATCTGGTACGGAAAGGGCTTGGTGATAATGTTGTACTTTTTACAACtgatggaggaggggttggaTACCTTAAATGTGGCAAAATACCTGGAGTGTACAGTACTGTGGACTTTGGACCTG gagatataaccaaaccatttgaagCAATGAGGTTGTTTGAACCACAGGGGCCTCTGGTAAACTCTGAATATTATCCTGGATGGCTAGACCACTGGGGTGCTCCTCATAGTACTAGAGATGCCAAG GTTGTAGCCAAGTCATTTGATGATATGCTGGCCATGAATGCATCTGTCAACATGTATATGTTTCACGGTGGCACCTCCTTTGGTTTGAGCTCAG GATCGAATTTGGATGGAAGTTTCCAGGCCTGTCCAACTTCATATGACTATGATGCACCACTCTCTGAGGCAGGTGACCCAACTGAGAAGTATTGGATCATCAGGAATATTACAAAAAAG TACCTGCCTTTACCATCTGGAGATGTCCCACCTGCCTCCCCAAAGTACAGTTATGGGAGGGCACATTTGGCACCTCTAGGCAGTGTATTCCAGATGTCTCCACTTCTTCAGTCTGTCACACAAAAGTGGCCTATCACATTTGAGCAACTTCTGATGCCGAATGGATTAGTCTTGTATGAGACAGTCCTCCCATTTAGGATT GCAGATCCAGCCCGTATGAGCATCAGTGATGTACATGACCGAGGATATGTTTTTgtggactcccagtttcttggaaTGGTCTCTCGTGAACAGAAAATGTATGACCTGGCTGTGTCTGCTCTCCCCAACCACACTATCTCTATAATCGTGGAGAGTCAAGGGCGAGTATGTTTTGGCTCAGAAATCAATGACTTCAAG GGTCTGACTACCAATGTAACCATCAATGGCTACAGTCTAGAAAACTGGAAGATGGTTCCTTTACCTCTGACCAACATGACACGCCTTTCTTATGCTCTGCACTACCTTCAAAAGAAATTAAAAGGGAATCAAGTACATCCAGAAAGACTCATGGGAACTCCTAAAGGAGGAATGTCTTTCTACAAAGGTTCCTTTATCATTCCCAGCAATGATTCACATCCACAAGATACTTTCCTATACTTGGATGGCTGGAGGAAG GGTTTGGTGTGGGTCAATGACTTCTGCCTTGGTCGTTACTGGCCGGAAGTGGGACCCCAAGTAGCACTCTATGTTCCAAGAGGTATCTTAAAGAAGGGCAGCAATACACTTCTGGTTCTAGAATTTGAAGCCTCTCCTTGCCTGATTCCCAGTTCATGCTTTGTCACATTCAAGGACACCCCCAAGATTGATGGATCGACTCCCAAGTAA